One Skermanella sp. TT6 genomic window, GGATCACCAGATAGCCGCCGATCGAATAGAAGAAGAAGGGCGTCAGCTGGTTGATGAAATTGTTCAGGAACTTGATGAAGAATTTGCGCTGGAAGATCTCGAACCGGATGTCGTACACGTCGCCGAAGCGGTGCGAGATGTCCGCCAGGTGCCAGGCCGAGGTGTCGTGGGCATGGATCTCCTGCACGCCGGAGACCGATTCGCCGATCCGGTCGGAGATCTGGCGCATCGCCCGCACCCGCTGCTTGCCCAGCTGGTTGACCTTGCGTTGCAGCCGGGGAATCAGCCAGCCTTGCAAGGGATAGAGCGAGATCGCCGCCGCCCCCAGGATGGGGTCCTGCATGAAGATGAAGACCAGGTACACCAGCAGCGTGCCGCCCTGGAACACCGGCAAGGCTATCGAGTCGCCGATGAAGCCTCCCAGCGGCTCGACCTCGGCGGTGATCATCGGGATGATCTCGCCCTGGCTGACCTTGCGGAACCGGGGCAGCGGGAAGCGCAGCACCCTGACATACAGCTCGTAGCGGAGCCGCCGGAGCATGCGCTCGCCCAGCCGGCCCTTCAGGGTGTTGATCCGGAACTTGAAGGCGCCGTTGACCAGGACCAGCGTCAGGAACATCCCCGACAGCAGCATCAGGTACGGCACCTGTTCGAACTGGAAACCAAGGAATTCCTTGGGAAAACTCTGCCCGCCGATGGCGTCGTTGACGATCTGCTTCGGCAGTTCCAATGAATAGTAAAGGAACGGGAACGAGGACAGGGTGAGCAGGAGAATGACCACCTGCTGCCGCGTACTATGGCGCAGCACGAAGCGAAAGATGCTCTTTTCCATTCCGCCGATGTCCGAAAAAGCGTTCCTGCTCTGGAGCCGCCCCGGGCAGGAAAAAAGTGGGGTGGAGAGTACCTGATGGTGTGGCACCCGGCAATTCACATGGTCGATACCCTGCTATTCTGCTAGAGACAGACGATGGCATTGACCCCTATGGGTTCCAGGCTTCACAGGTTGGCCGAAACGCCGGAATCCACACCGTGAGCAGAAGCACATGAGCAACCGCATCGGGGCAGGCCGGGAACACATCCGGGAGCAGGCGCGCGAGCACAGCCGCGTCCTGATCTACAGTCACGACACCTTCGGCCTCGGCCACCTGCGCCGCTGCCGGACGATCGCCCACGCGCTGGTCGAGCAGCACAAGGACATGTCGGTCCTGATCCTGTCGGGCTCCCCGATCATCGGCAGCTTCGATTTCCGCAGCCGGGTCGATTTCGTCCGGATCCCCGGGGTGATCAAGCTGCGCAACGGCGAATACACCTCGCTCAACCTGCACATCGACATCGAGGAAACGCTCGCCATGCGGGCATCGATCATCCGCCACACGGCGGAGATCTTCGATCCCGACCTGTTCATCGTCGACAAGGAACCCCTGGGCCTGCGGGGCGAGGTGCTGGAAACCCTCCAGGTGCTCAAGGCGCGCGGCACGCCGCTGGTGCTGGGGCTGCGCGACGTGATGGACGAGCCGTCGGCCCTGGGGCCGGAATGGGAGCGCAAGAAGGCGATGCCGGCGCTCGACAAACTCTATGACGAGCTGTGGGTCTACGGCCTGCCGCAGATCTGCGACCCGCTCGAAGGCGTCCGGGTGCCGCCCTCGGTGCGCCGCAAGATGGTCTATACCGGATACCTCGAACGGAGCGCCCCGGTCCATCCCGCGCTGCCGGACATGCCGGACGAGCCGTTCATCCTGGTCACCCCCGGCGGCGGCGGCGACGGCGAGGCCATGGTGGACTGGGTCCTGCGCGCCTACGAACACGATCCCAGGCTGCCCCACCGCGCCCTGGTCGTCCTCGGTCCCTTCATGCAGCGCGAGCTCCAGAACGAGTTCGCGGCCCGGGCGGCCGCCTTGCCCAAGGTCGAGACCCTGACCTTCGAGGCCCAGCTCGAAAGCCTGATGGCGAAAGCGATCGGGGTCGTCGCCATGGGTGGCTACAACACCTTCTGCGAGATCCTGTCGTTCGACAAGCGGGCGCTGATCGTGCCGCGCATGGTCCCCCGGCGGGAGCAGTATATCCGCGCCAGCCGCGCGCAGGAACTGGGACTGGTCAGCATGCTGCCCGACGACGGAGTCCGCGACGCCGCCGCCATGGCGACCGCGCTGCGCCAGCTGCCGCAGCAGCAGGTCCCCTCCGACGTGATCGTCCCCGGCCTGCTCGATGGGCTGGAGAACGTCGACCGGCTGGCAGCCCGCCACCTGGCGGAACCCCGGCGCCCCGCGCGGCGCGCCACCCTGCGCCGCAGGGCCTGACCCATGCTTCACCGGATCGCATCTCGTGGGTCCGCCTTCGCCGCACGGCGAACGCCGATGACTCCCGGCAACGCCGACCTGCGGTCGATCGAATAGGCTGTTGATCTTGACCGTCTGCGTCGTCGTCAAGGGCTGGCCCCGCCTGTCCGAAACCTTCATCGCCCAGGAACTGGTGGGGCTGGAGCAGCGCGGCCTCGACCTCGCCCTGTACTCGCTGCGCCACCCGACCGACAAGGCCACCCACGCGCTGCACCGCCGGCTCCGGGCGCCGGTCACCTACCTGCCGGAATATCTCCACGACGAGCCGGCCCGGGTCGCCCGCGCGCTGAAGGAAGCCCGGGCGCTGCCGGGCTGGAAGCGGGCGCGGGCGGTCTGGCTCCGGGACCTCGCGCGCGACCGCACCCGCAACCGGGTCCGCCGGTTCGGGCAGGCGGCGGTGCTGGCGGCCGAGCTGCCGCCCGGCACCAGCGGGATCTACGCCCACTTTCTCCACACGCCCGCCAGCGTCGCCCGGTACGCCGCCCTGCTGCGCGGCCTGCCCTGGAGCTTCTCCGCCCACGCCAAGGACATCTGGACGATCCCCGAGTGGGAGAAGCGGGAGAAGCTGGCCGAGGCGCGCTGGGGCGTCACCTGCACCCGGCTCGGCCATGCCCACCTGGCGGAGCTGGCGCCCGTGCCCGACCGGGTCACCCTGCTCTACCACGGGCTGGAGTTCGACCGTTTCCCGGCGGAGGTGCCGGCCCGCCCTCCCCGCGACGGCGGCGACCCGTCCGACCCGCTGGTCCTGCTCTCCGTCGGCCGCGCCGTGGAGAAGAAGGGGTTCGACGTGGCGCTGGAGGCGCTGGCGCGGCTTCCCGCCGGCCTGCACTGGCGCTGGGTCCATATCGGCGGAGGGACCGGGCTGAAGGCCCTGAAGGCCGAAGCCGAACGGCTGGGCCTCTCCGACCGGATCTCGTGGCGGGGCGCCCAGCCCCAGGACGTGGTCATCCGGCACTATGCCGAGGCCGACCTGTTCTTCCTGCCCAGCCGGCTGGCGCGCGACGGCGACCGCGACGGCCTGCCCAACGTGCTGATGGAGGCCCAGGTCATGGGGCTGCCGGTCGTCGCGACCCGGATGGCAGCCATTCCCGAGCTGGTGATCGAGGGCGAGACCGGCGTCCTGGTCGATCCCGGCGACGCCGCGGCGCTCGCCGACGCCCTGGCCGCCCTCGGGCGCGATCCCGAAACGCGCCGCCGGCTGGCGGCGGCCGGCGGCAGCCGGGTCCGCGGACTGTTCGGCGCCGGCGCCGGGCTGGACCATCTGGCCGGGCTGCTGGCCGCCGGCGGTCGGGAGTAAGGGGACCGGCCCGGCATGCGGATCGCCTTCTACGCTCCCCTCAAGGCGCCGACGCACCCCACGCCCTCGGGCGACCGCCGCATGGCGCGGCTGCTGATGGCGGCGCTGCGCCATGCCGGGCACCGGGTCGACCTGGCCTGCACCTTCCGGAGCTGGGACGACGGCGGCAGGCCCGGCCGGCACCGCCGGATCGCCGACCTCGGCGGCCGGCTCGCGGACCGGCTCGCCGCAAGGCTGCGGCATGATCCGCCCGACCTGTGGTTCACCTACCACCTCTACCACAAGGCGCCGGACTGGCTGGGTCCCGCCGTCAGCGCGGCGCTGGGCATCCCCTACGTGGTCGCCGAGGCGTCCTTCGCGCCCAAGCAGGCCGGCGGTCCCTTCGCCCTCGGCCATGAAGCGGCGCGGACCGCCATCGCCCGCGCCGATGCCGTGGTCTCGCTCAACTCGGCCGATGCGGAATGCCTTTACCCTCTCCTCCGGTCGCCCGGCCGGCTGACCCTGCTGCGCCCCTTCGTCGAGCCGCCGGCCCCGCGTGACCGCGCGGCGGACCGCGCCGAACTCGCCCGCTCGCTGGGGCTCGATCCGGAGGTACCCTGGCTGCTGGCCGTCGGCATGATGCGGGGCGGCGACAAGCAGCGTTCCTTCCGCATCCTGGCCCGTGCCCTCGAACGGCTCGGCGGTCACGACTGGCGGCTGCTGGTCGTCGGCGACGGGCCGCGCCGGGTCTGCGTCGAGGAAAGCTTCGGCCGCGTCGATCCCGGCCGCCTCCGCTTCCTGGGCGCGCTGCCGCCCGACCGCCTCGCCGCCTGCTACGCCGGCGCCGACCTGATGGTCTGGCCGGCGATCAACGAGGCCTACGGCATGGCGCTGCTGGAGGCCCAGGCCGCTGGGCTGGCCGTCGTGGCCGGACGGACCGGCGGCGTGCCCGACATCGTGCGCGACGGCTCGACCGGCCTGCTGACCCCCGTCGGCGACGAGGCCGCCTTCGCCGACGCCGTCGCGGCGCTGCTGCCGGACCCGGCCCGGCGGAGCGCCTTCGGCCTGGAAGCCGCCCGCGTCGCATCGGCCGAGCACGGCTTCGACGGCGCGTCCCGCACGCTCGATACCCTGCTCCGCAGCCTCGCGAGGTCCCGATGACCGACCTTCTCCTCCTGCGCCACGGTCCGACCGCCTGGAACGCCGAGGGCCTGATCCAGGGCCGCACCGACATCCCGCTGTCGCCCGAAGGCGAAGGCGTGGTCCGTTCCTGGGTCCTGCCCGACCGGCTGCGCGACCGGGCCTGGGTCGCCAGCCCGCTGAAGCGCGCCGCCGCGACCGCCGCGATCCTCGGGCTCGATCCCGTGCCGGACGCCCGGCTTGTCGAGATGGACTGGGGGGCGTGGGAAGGCAGGACGCTGGCCGGCCTGCGGGCCGAGCTGGGCGACCTGATGGCGGCGTGGGAAGCGCGCGGCCTCGACTTCCGCGGCCCGGGCGGCGAGAGCCCGCGCGAGGTGCAGGACCGCCTGCGCCCCTGGCTGGCCGAGGTCGCCGCCGCCGGCCGGCCGGCCGGAGCCGTCGCGCACAAGGGGGTGATCCGCGCGATCTATGCCATGGCCGCGTGTTGGGACATGACGGACAAACCGGCCCATAAACTCCTCGACGGCTGCGCCCACCGCTTCACCCTGGCGGCGGACGGCACCCCCACCGTCGCCGAACTGAACATCGCGCTGGAGATTTGACTAAATTCCTATAATTATGTATGCTGGCGGCACAGGGGGCTTGGAAAATGATGACATTTGATGACATTCTCCGTCTCCCTGCCATCATGGCCGGTCTTGATCCCTGGCGGTCCGGAACGGTTGTTGTTCATCAACCTGAAGGTGATTCTCAGGATATTTCATCTTCCCTTGATCGTCATGCCCGGACTTGATCCGGGCATCTCCAGCCACGGAGCCTCGGTGAGACCCGCAAGACGATGGCCGGATCAAGTCCGGCCCCGACGAAAAGGGGGCGTTTTCGTCCACAGCGCGGCCTTTCGAGCGAAACGCAACAACCGTGCCGGACAGCCGTGGACTTGATCCGGCCATCCACGCGCGTACTCCGCCACCCCGGCCTGCGCGTGGATGCGCGGGGCGAGCCCGCGCATGACGGGAAAACAGAAAAATCCGGAGCCGCATCATGACGGATGATGACATCCGACCCCCCCGGAAGTCCCCCCTCAAGGCCCTGGTCTGGGTGCAGCACCTGCTCGGCATCGGGCATGTCCGTCGGGCGGCGCTGATCACCCGCGCCCTGGCGGCGGCGGGGCTGGACGTGACGGTGGCGTCCGGCGGGTTCCCGGTCGCGGGCGTCGATCACGGCGCCGCCCGCGTGGTGCGGCTGCCGCCGGCCCGGTCGGCGGACAAGAGCTTCAAGCGCCTGGTCGGCGACGGCGGCCTGCCCCTCGACGACGCCTGGCGGGAACGACGGCGCGCGGCGCTGCTGGATCTGGCGGACAGCGTCGATCCCGACATCCTGCTGCTGGAAACCTACCCCTTCGGCCGGCGCCAGTTCCGCTTCGAACTGCTGCCGCTGCTGGAACGCCCCCGGCGCCCCCGGGTCGTCGCCGCGTCGGTGCGCGACATCCTGGTGGCCAAGGACGATCCCGCCCGCGAGGTCGAGATGGCCGACGTGGCGCGCCGGCACCTGGACCTCGTGCTGGTCCACGGCGACCCCGCCGTGGTCCCGTTCGAGGCGACCTTCCCCCAGGCGCACCGGATCGCGGACCTGATCCGCTACACCGGCTACGTCGCCCCGGCCCGCGCCCCGGCCCGCGCCCCGGCCCACCCGGCCGCGCAGGCGGGCGGCGACGGCGCCGGGGAAGTGATCGTCTCCGTCGGCGGCGGCGCCGTGGGCCTGCCCCTGCTGCGGACCGCGCTGGCGGCGCGACCGCTGACCCCGCTGGCATCGTCCCCCTGGCGGCTGCTCGCCGGTCCCGACATCGGGGAGGCCGACTTCCAGGCCCTGCGCGACGGCGCTCCCCGCGGCGTGACCGTCGAGCGGGCGCGGCCCGACTTCCCGGAACTCCTGGCCCGCTGCACCCTGTCGATCAGCCAGGCCGGGTACAACACGCTGATGGACCTGATGCAGGCCCGCTGCCGCGCCGTGGTGGTGCCCTTCGCGGCCGGCAACGAGACCGAGCAGACGGACCGCGCCCGCCTGTTCGAGCGGCGCGGGCTGCTCCATGGCGTCCCCGAGGACGGCCTGACCCCGGAACGCTTGGCCGATGCGGTCGGCCGCGCCCTGGCGGCGCCCCCGCCCACCGACTTCGCCCCCCTCATGGACGGCGCCGCCGCCACCGCCCGCCTGCTGGTCGAGGCCGCGTCATGACGAATGATGACATCCGGGCCGCCCTGGCGCGGGAATTGGACCTGTGGGCCGAGGCCGGCCGGACCGCCACCCTGTGGTGGCGCGACGACGACGCCGTCGCGCCCTCGCCCGCCCTGGACCGCCTGCGCGATGCCGCCACCGCCGCCGGCGTGCCGGTCGCGCTCGCCGTGATCCCGGCGGGAGCGACGCCGGACCTGGCGGAGGAACTGCGGCGCTGGCCCGGCGTCTCGGTGCTCCAGCACGGCCTGTCCCACGCGAACCACGAGGTCCCGCCGGCCAGGAAGACCGAACTGGGCTCCGCCCGGAGCGTCGAGGCGGTCCTCGCCGACCTCGCCGAGGGATGGCGGTTGCTCCGGCCCTTCGATCCCCTGCCCGTCCTGGTCCCCCCGTGGAACCGGATCGCGGCGGACGTGGCGGCCCGGCTGCCGGCCCTCGGCTATGCCGGCCTGTCCACCTTCAACGCCCGGCCCCGCCCTTGCCCGGTGCCGGGTTTGGTCCAGGTCAACACCCATGTGGATGTCATCGACTGGCGGGGCGGCGGCGGTTTCGCCGGGACCGGAGCGGCGATCGGGGCCATGGTCCGCCACCTCGCGGCGCGCCGGACCGGTGCCGCCGATCCGGACGAGGCGACCGGGCTGCTGACCCACCATCTGGTGCATGACGAACCGTGCCGCCGCTTCCTCGACCGGTTCCTGGCCGCCGCGTCGGAACACCCGGCCGTCCGCTGGGTCGATGCCCCTGCCCTTTTCGGGAGCCCCTCCCCCAGGTGTCCACCGTGAAACAGTTCCGATATCCGGCTCCTCCCCTCTACGGCGACTATGCCCGCGCCGCCGCCGGCCTCGCGCTGACCGGCATTCCGCCCCTGCTGGTCCCGCTCAGCGCCTGGGTCGCGGTACCCATGATGCTTGCGGCGGCCCTTTTCGTGGTGTTCGGCGCCCGGACGGCGCAGCGTCACGCCACCGTCATCGAAATGGACGATAAGGGCATCACGGCCCGCGGGCCGCTGGGCGGTTCGATTTCGTGGGAACATTTGGCTCAGGTACGTTTAAACTACTATTCTACCCGTCGGGATCGCGGCCTCGGCTGGATGCAGCTCAAGCTGAAGGGCGCCGGTTCCGGGGAGACCGTCCGGCTCGAATCGACTCTCGACGGCTTCGACGAGATCGCCGAGCGGGTCGCGGACGTCGCGCGCAGGAAGGGGATCGGGATGACCGAGACGACGATCAGCAATTTCGCGGCTCTCGGCATCGACGCCGATCCGCAGGCCGGCATGGATGCCGCGGGCGTGCGGACGGCGCGCTGGTCCCGATGACCGACCTGCTGAGCGTCCGCGACCTGCATGTGGAGTTCCGCGTCGCCGAGGGGCTGATCCGTGCCGTGCGGGGCATCTCCTTCCGGGTCCGGCCCGGCGGCACGGTAGCCCTGGTCGGCGAGTCCGGCTCCGGCAAGTCGGTGGTCGCCCAGACCATCATGGGCATCCTGCCCCGTCCCGCCCACATCACGCGCGGCGAGATCCTGTTCGCCGATCCCCGTCTGCCCGGAACGGTCGACATAGCGAAGCTGCCCCCCGAAAGCCGCGCCATGCGGGCGATCCGCGGCGGCAACATCTCGATCATCTTCCAGGAGCCGATGACCTCCCTGTCGCCGCTGCACACGGTCGGCAACCAGGTGGGCGAGGCGGTCATGCTCCACCGCGACGTCGGCACGGCCGAGGCGCGCGAGCTGACCCGCGACATGCTGCGCCTGGTGGGGTTCCCCGATCCGGCCCGCGCGCTCGAGACCTACCCGTTCGAACTGTCCGGCGGCCTGCGCCAGCGCGCCATGATCGCCATGGCGCTGATCTGCCGCCCGTCGCTGCTGATCGCGGACGAGCCGACCACCGCCCTGGACGTCACGATCCAGGCCCAGATCCTCAAGCTGATCCGCGACCTCCAGGGCGAGCTGGGCATGGCGGTGCTGATGATCACCCACGACCTGGGCGTCGTCGCCAACGTCGCCGAGGAAGTGGTCGTGATGTACCGGGGCGAGGTCATGGAATCCGGCGAGATGCGCGACATCTTCGCCAAGCCCCGCCACCCCTACCTGAAGGCGCTGCTCCGCGCGGTCCCCCGCTTCCACATGGAGCCGGGCGAGCGTCTGGTTCCGATCCGGGAGATCAAGTCGGCCGGCGGCAAGCTGCTGGAAGCCACCCGGGAGCCCTGGCCGGCCGGCGCCGACTCGGTCGGGCCGCTCCTGGCCGTCTCCCGCGTCAGCAAGCGGTTCGACACCGGCAATACCGGCTGGTTCAACCGCAAGCGCACGGGCGGCGGCGTGCTGGCGGTGGACGATGTCAGCTTCGAGATCCGCCGGGGCGAGTGCCTGGGGCTGGTCGGCGAGTCCGGCTGCGGCAAGACGACCCTGTCCAAGATCCTGATGCGGGCGCTGAAGCCGGACACCGGGACGGTTCTGTTCAACGACCGCGGCCGCGTCATCGACGTGCTCGACCTGGAGGACGAGGCCCTGGTCGCCTTCCGGCGCAAGCAGCAGTTCATCTTCCAGGACCCGTTCGGCTCGCTCAACCCGCGCATGACCGTGTACGACATCGTCGCGGAACCGCTGGTGATCCACGGCATCGGCGACGCCGAGCATCGCCGGGCGATGGTCAAGGAACTGATGAACCTGGTCGGCCTGGACGTGCGGCACCTGAAGCGCTACCCGCACAGCTTCTCCGGCGGCCAGCGCCAGCGCATCGGCATCGCCCGGGCGCTGGCGCTACGGCCCGACCTGCTGATCTGCGACGAGCCGGTATCGGCCCTGGACGTCTCGATCCAGGCCCAGATCCTCAACCTGCTGAAGGACCTGAAGGAGAAGCTGGGCCTCACATACCTGTTCATCTCCCACAACCTGGCCGTCGTGGACTATATCGCCGACCGGATCATGGTGATGTGCCGCGGCCGGATCGTGGAGGTGGCCCCCCGCGCGACGCTGTTCCGCAATCCGGTCCATCCCTATACCCGGGCGCTGCTCGCCGCCGTGCCGGACCCCGATCCGGAATGCCCGCTCGACCTCGGCGTGCTGGGCGAAGGCCGCGCCTCAGATCCCGGCGCCTGGCCGGCTCCCTTCACCATCGACGGCACGGCCCATCCCGGCATGATCGACCTGGGCGACGGCCACCTCGTCCGCGCGACCGCCCGCCCCGCCCTCCTGGATCTGGCATCATGATCTCCCGCCTTCTCCGAGCAGGCCTCCTGGCGCTTGCCGCCGCCGCGCTCCTGGCGCCCGCGGCCGGCCGCGCGGCGGTCGAGACCCCCTTCTTCGCCGAGCAGGTCGCCGCCGGGAAATTGCCGCCGGTCGGCGAGCGGCTGCCGGCCGAGCCGAGAATGGTGACGTTCGATGACGATGGGGCGCAGCAGGGCCGGCCCGGCGGCGACATGACCATGCTGATGGCGCGGGCGAAGGACGTACGCATCATGTTCGCGTACTTCTATGCCCGGCTGGTGACGTACACTCCGGACCTGACGCTCGAACCGGACATCCTCCGGTCGATCGACGTGGAGGACAACCGGGTCTTCACCCTCCATCTCCGGCCCGGCCATCGCTGGTCGGACGGGTCGCCCTTCACCGCCGAGGATTTCCGCTACTGGTGGGAGGACGTGATCCTGAACCAGGACGTGCCGCCCTTCGGTGCCCCGCCGGAGATGCTGGCCGGCGGCGAGCCGCCCCGGTTCGAGGTGCTGGACGAGACGACCGTGCGGTATTCCTGGAACGAGCCGAACCCGCTGTTCCTGCCCGCGCTGGCGGCGGCCCGGCCGCTGGAGATCTTCGGTCCCTCGGCCTACCTGAAAAAGTTTCACGTGAAATACGCCGATGCCGCCGAACTGAAGGAAAGAGTCAAGGCGGCGGGGCAGAAGAGCTGGGCGCATCTGCACAATCGCGTGGACAACGCCTACGACAATGACAACCCCGACCTGCCGACGCTCCAGCCCTGGGTCAACACGACGGCGGCGCCGGCCGAGCGGTTCGTCTTCGTCCGCAATCCCTTCTATCACCGGGTGGATCCGGCGGGGGTCCAGCTTCCCTACATCGACCGGCTGCTGGTCCAGATCGCCGACGGCAAGATCATCCCGGCCAAGGCCGGCGCCGGCGAGGCGGACCTCCAGGCCCGCTACCTGCGCTTCGACAACTACACCTTCCTGAAGCAGGCGGCGAAGCGGAACGGCTACAAGGTCGACCTGTGGAAGACCGGAAACGGCGCCCATCTGGCGCTGTTCCCCAACCTCAACGCCTCGGACCCCGGCTGGCGCGGCCTGTTCCGCGACGTCCGGTTCCGCCGGGCGCTGTCGCTCGCCATCGACCGCGACGAGATCAACCAGGCGATCTATTACGGGCTCGCCAAGCCTTCCAACAACACGGTGCTGCCCCGCTCGCCGCTGTTCCGGCCGGAATACCAACAGGCCTGGACCCGGTTCGACGTGCGCGAGGCGAACCGGCTGCTGGACGAGATGGGCCTGACCGCACGCGGCAGCGAGAATATCCGGCTGATGCCCGACGGCCGCCCGCTGGAAATCATCGTCGAGACCGCGGGCGAGAGCACGGAGGAGGTCGATGTCCTGGAGCTGATCGCCGACAGCTGGCGCAAGATCGGGGTCAAGCTGTTCACCAAGCCCTCCCAGCTGGAGGTGCTGCGCAACCGCATCTATGCCGGCCAGACGCTGATGGCGATCGGCAAGGGCGTGGACAACGGCATTCCCACGGCCGACATGGCGCCGGCCGAATTCGTGCCGATGGACCAGAACCAGTATCAATGGCCGAAATGGGGACAGTACTACCAGACCGGCGGCACGGCCGGCGAGAAGCCCGACATGCCGGCCGCGGTCGAGCTGATGGAGCTGATGGGCCAGTGGCGGACGGCGCCCGACACGGCCGCCCGAGCGGAGGCCTGGCACCGCATCCTCGGCATCCACGCCGACCGCGTCTTCACCATCGGGCTGATCAACGGCACCCTGCAGCCGGTCGTCGTGCGCTCCACCCTGCGCAACGTGCCGGCGGAGGGGATCTACAACTGGGACCCGGGAGCCCATTTCGGCATCTACCGGCCCGACACGTTCTGGTTCGCCGAACCGGGCTGAACCGCGGGACGATTCATCTGACGACGGACAATCAACGGGGCGACGGAAGGGACGATCTATCACCATGCTGGGTTTCTTCGTGCGGCGGGTCATGGTGATGATCCCCACCCTCCTCGCGATCAGCGCGATCACCTTCGTCATCATCCAGCTTCCGCCCGGCGACTATCTGACCACCCTGATGACCGAGCTGGAAAGCCGGGGCGAGGCGATCGACGAGAGCCGCCTGCAGTTCCTGCGGGAGACCTACGGCTTGGACAAGCCCATGATCGAGCAGTATTTCGTCTGGCTGGGCGGCATGCTGACCGGCGACTACGGCTTCTCGTTCGAGTACAACCGGCCGGTCGCCGACGTGATCGGCGACCGCATGCTGCTGACCATCGTGGTGTCCTTCGCGACCATCCTGTTCATCTGGGTCGTGTCGTTCCCGATCGGGATCTATTCGGCGACCCACCAGTACAGCCTGGGCGACTACGGCCTGACCTTCCTCGGATTCCTCGGCTTGGCGACGCCGAACTTCCTGCTCGCCCTGGTGCTGCTCTACTTCGCCAACGTGACCTTCGGCACCTCCATCGGCGGCCTGATGGACGCGGCCTACCTGGATGCGCCGTGGAGCTGGGGCAAGGTGCTGTCCATCCTCGAACATCTCTGGATCCCTGTGATCGTGATCGGGACCAGCGGCACCGCCGGCATGATCCGGCGCCTGCGCGCCAACCTGCTGGACGAGTTGCACAAGCAGTATGTCGTGACCGCCCGGGCCAAGGGCCTGCCGCCCGGCCGGGTGCTGTGGAAATACCCGCTGCGGATGGCGATCAACCCCTTCATCGCCGACATCGGCAACCTGCTGCCCCAGGTCG contains:
- a CDS encoding glycosyltransferase family protein: MSNRIGAGREHIREQAREHSRVLIYSHDTFGLGHLRRCRTIAHALVEQHKDMSVLILSGSPIIGSFDFRSRVDFVRIPGVIKLRNGEYTSLNLHIDIEETLAMRASIIRHTAEIFDPDLFIVDKEPLGLRGEVLETLQVLKARGTPLVLGLRDVMDEPSALGPEWERKKAMPALDKLYDELWVYGLPQICDPLEGVRVPPSVRRKMVYTGYLERSAPVHPALPDMPDEPFILVTPGGGGDGEAMVDWVLRAYEHDPRLPHRALVVLGPFMQRELQNEFAARAAALPKVETLTFEAQLESLMAKAIGVVAMGGYNTFCEILSFDKRALIVPRMVPRREQYIRASRAQELGLVSMLPDDGVRDAAAMATALRQLPQQQVPSDVIVPGLLDGLENVDRLAARHLAEPRRPARRATLRRRA
- a CDS encoding glycosyltransferase family 4 protein translates to MILTVCVVVKGWPRLSETFIAQELVGLEQRGLDLALYSLRHPTDKATHALHRRLRAPVTYLPEYLHDEPARVARALKEARALPGWKRARAVWLRDLARDRTRNRVRRFGQAAVLAAELPPGTSGIYAHFLHTPASVARYAALLRGLPWSFSAHAKDIWTIPEWEKREKLAEARWGVTCTRLGHAHLAELAPVPDRVTLLYHGLEFDRFPAEVPARPPRDGGDPSDPLVLLSVGRAVEKKGFDVALEALARLPAGLHWRWVHIGGGTGLKALKAEAERLGLSDRISWRGAQPQDVVIRHYAEADLFFLPSRLARDGDRDGLPNVLMEAQVMGLPVVATRMAAIPELVIEGETGVLVDPGDAAALADALAALGRDPETRRRLAAAGGSRVRGLFGAGAGLDHLAGLLAAGGRE
- a CDS encoding glycosyltransferase family 4 protein, giving the protein MRIAFYAPLKAPTHPTPSGDRRMARLLMAALRHAGHRVDLACTFRSWDDGGRPGRHRRIADLGGRLADRLAARLRHDPPDLWFTYHLYHKAPDWLGPAVSAALGIPYVVAEASFAPKQAGGPFALGHEAARTAIARADAVVSLNSADAECLYPLLRSPGRLTLLRPFVEPPAPRDRAADRAELARSLGLDPEVPWLLAVGMMRGGDKQRSFRILARALERLGGHDWRLLVVGDGPRRVCVEESFGRVDPGRLRFLGALPPDRLAACYAGADLMVWPAINEAYGMALLEAQAAGLAVVAGRTGGVPDIVRDGSTGLLTPVGDEAAFADAVAALLPDPARRSAFGLEAARVASAEHGFDGASRTLDTLLRSLARSR
- a CDS encoding histidine phosphatase family protein: MTDLLLLRHGPTAWNAEGLIQGRTDIPLSPEGEGVVRSWVLPDRLRDRAWVASPLKRAAATAAILGLDPVPDARLVEMDWGAWEGRTLAGLRAELGDLMAAWEARGLDFRGPGGESPREVQDRLRPWLAEVAAAGRPAGAVAHKGVIRAIYAMAACWDMTDKPAHKLLDGCAHRFTLAADGTPTVAELNIALEI
- a CDS encoding glycosyltransferase family protein; the protein is MTDDDIRPPRKSPLKALVWVQHLLGIGHVRRAALITRALAAAGLDVTVASGGFPVAGVDHGAARVVRLPPARSADKSFKRLVGDGGLPLDDAWRERRRAALLDLADSVDPDILLLETYPFGRRQFRFELLPLLERPRRPRVVAASVRDILVAKDDPAREVEMADVARRHLDLVLVHGDPAVVPFEATFPQAHRIADLIRYTGYVAPARAPARAPAHPAAQAGGDGAGEVIVSVGGGAVGLPLLRTALAARPLTPLASSPWRLLAGPDIGEADFQALRDGAPRGVTVERARPDFPELLARCTLSISQAGYNTLMDLMQARCRAVVVPFAAGNETEQTDRARLFERRGLLHGVPEDGLTPERLADAVGRALAAPPPTDFAPLMDGAAATARLLVEAAS
- a CDS encoding polysaccharide deacetylase family protein; its protein translation is MTNDDIRAALARELDLWAEAGRTATLWWRDDDAVAPSPALDRLRDAATAAGVPVALAVIPAGATPDLAEELRRWPGVSVLQHGLSHANHEVPPARKTELGSARSVEAVLADLAEGWRLLRPFDPLPVLVPPWNRIAADVAARLPALGYAGLSTFNARPRPCPVPGLVQVNTHVDVIDWRGGGGFAGTGAAIGAMVRHLAARRTGAADPDEATGLLTHHLVHDEPCRRFLDRFLAAASEHPAVRWVDAPALFGSPSPRCPP
- a CDS encoding ABC transporter ATP-binding protein, whose translation is MTDLLSVRDLHVEFRVAEGLIRAVRGISFRVRPGGTVALVGESGSGKSVVAQTIMGILPRPAHITRGEILFADPRLPGTVDIAKLPPESRAMRAIRGGNISIIFQEPMTSLSPLHTVGNQVGEAVMLHRDVGTAEARELTRDMLRLVGFPDPARALETYPFELSGGLRQRAMIAMALICRPSLLIADEPTTALDVTIQAQILKLIRDLQGELGMAVLMITHDLGVVANVAEEVVVMYRGEVMESGEMRDIFAKPRHPYLKALLRAVPRFHMEPGERLVPIREIKSAGGKLLEATREPWPAGADSVGPLLAVSRVSKRFDTGNTGWFNRKRTGGGVLAVDDVSFEIRRGECLGLVGESGCGKTTLSKILMRALKPDTGTVLFNDRGRVIDVLDLEDEALVAFRRKQQFIFQDPFGSLNPRMTVYDIVAEPLVIHGIGDAEHRRAMVKELMNLVGLDVRHLKRYPHSFSGGQRQRIGIARALALRPDLLICDEPVSALDVSIQAQILNLLKDLKEKLGLTYLFISHNLAVVDYIADRIMVMCRGRIVEVAPRATLFRNPVHPYTRALLAAVPDPDPECPLDLGVLGEGRASDPGAWPAPFTIDGTAHPGMIDLGDGHLVRATARPALLDLAS